A stretch of the Notamacropus eugenii isolate mMacEug1 chromosome 2, mMacEug1.pri_v2, whole genome shotgun sequence genome encodes the following:
- the SLC25A44 gene encoding LOW QUALITY PROTEIN: solute carrier family 25 member 44 (The sequence of the model RefSeq protein was modified relative to this genomic sequence to represent the inferred CDS: inserted 1 base in 1 codon) — MTASLPAPAVWGAGPIWRKMPLGSAGRELKLGQEQQPRNPXPQSAGAVARTIRGSEGRKRQIFLVLTSCSCPAQCIIRHSGTMEDKRNIPIIEWEHLDKKKFYVFGLAMTMMIRISVYPFALIRTRLQIQKGKSLYQGTFDAFVKILRTDGVLGLYRGFLVNTLTLVSGQCYVTTYELTRRFVSKYSQSNTVKSLVAGSSASLVAQSITVPIDVVSQHLMMQRKGETMGRFQVGRGTEGRGIVAFGQTKYIIQQILQADGIRGFYRGYVASLLTYIPNSALWWPFYHFYAEQLSHICPKDCPHIIFQAISGPLAAATASVITNPMDIVRARVQVEGKNSIILTFKQLLAEEGPWGFMKGLSARIIAATPSTMVVVIGYESLKKFSLRPELVDSGHW, encoded by the exons ATGACAGCTTCACTTCCGGCTCCGGCGGTGTGGGGAGCCGGGCCGATATGGAGGAAGATGCCGCTAGGGTCCGCTGGCCGAGAGCTGAAGCTAGGGCAGGAGCAACAGCCTAGGAATC GGCCGCAGAGCGCCGGTGCTGTCGCCAGGACCATCCGGGGCTCAGAAGGTAGGAAGCG CCAGATTTTCCTTGTCTTAACTTCATGTTCCTGCCCTGCCCAGTGCATCATCAG GCATTCAGGCACAATGGAGGATAAACGCAACATCCCAATCATTGAGTGGGAACATCTGGACAAGAAGAAGTTCTATGTCTTTGGTTTGGCAATGACAATGATGATCCGAATTAGTGTCTACCCCTTTGCCCTCATCCGCACACGGCTCCAGATACAGAAGGGCAAAAGCCTCTATCAAGGAACCTTTGATGCCTTTGTCAAGATTCTGCGGACAGATGGGGTGTTAGGCCTCTATCGGGGTTTCCTGGTTAACACACTCACCCTGGTCTCTGGCCAGTGCTATGTTACCACCTACGAGCTCACCCGAAGGTTTGTGTCAAAGTACAGCCAGAGCAACACTGTGAAGTCCCTAGTAGCTGGAAGCTCAGCCTCATTGGTAGCCCAGAGCATAACAGTGCCCATTGATGTGGTCTCTCAGCACCTGATGATGCAGCGCAAGGGCGAGACCATGGGACGATTCCAGGTGGGTCGGGGTACAGAGGGACGAGGCATAGTGGCGTTTGGACAAACCAAGTATATCATTCAGCAGATCCTTCAAGCTGATGGAATACGGGGCTTTTACCGTGGTTATGTGGCTTCTCTACTCACCTATATACCCAACAGTGCTTTATGGTGGCCCTTCTACCACTTCTATGCAG AGCAGCTGTCCCACATTTGTCCTAAGGACTGTCCCCACATAATCTTCCAAGCCATTTCTGGACCCCTGGCTGCAGCTACTGCCTCTGTCATCACCAACCCAATGGACATCGTCAGAGCCAGGGTACAG GTGGAGGGCAAGAACTCAATCATCTTGACCTTCAAGCAGCTGTTGGCAGAGGAGGGGCCCTGGGGCTTCATGAAGGGTCTCTCTGCCAGGATCATTGCAGCCACACCCTCCACCATGGTTGTAGTGATAGGCTATGAGAGTCTCAAGAAGTTCAGCCTTCGGCCAGAACTAGTGGACTCCGGACATTGGTAA